Genomic segment of Methanomassiliicoccales archaeon:
ATGAGATCCCTACTATCTTTTCGGTCAGAACTATTATGGCGCAAATTCTGGGAATGACCCTTCTCTCCCATGATCGCGTGACAATGGGTTCTTCTTCTATGGTCTCAATCATGTTTCCCTGCAACAAGGACCTGACCTTAACACCATCCAACGACTTCTGTCTGAGTATCTGGCCATTGTGCTCCATATGCTGTTCGGCCATCACATCGATCCGCTTCTCAGAGTCCCTGAGGACCAGGGTGGCAGTGTTTATGTTGACGACTGCCTCGGAGCGCAAGACGGTCTTCGAGAGCTCTCCAAATCGGATGCGGAACTGAGGAGGGATGAGCGACGTATCATGGTCCAAGAAATACTCCCTGTGCTTGGAAAGGAAGTCCATTGTTGCCGAGGACTCCATGACAAGCCTGGA
This window contains:
- a CDS encoding transcriptional regulator FilR1 domain-containing protein, whose product is ADRRRIIEELQTQHLKLNEVAKKLDIAPTEAFRQLQKLTEAGLLEKTVEGKFCSTPYSRLVMESSATMDFLSKHREYFLDHDTSLIPPQFRIRFGELSKTVLRSEAVVNINTATLVLRDSEKRIDVMAEQHMEHNGQILRQKSLDGVKVRSLLQGNMIETIEEEPIVTRSWERRVIPRICAIIVLTEKIVGISLPKLDGKMDYKVLEGKDSESMKWASDLFEDQWNRARPWHP